AGCAGGCGATGCTGCTGCGGGCGATCGAGGAGAAGGCGTTCTTGCCGGTCGGCTCGGACAGGGAGGTGAGGAGCGAGTTCCAGCTGCTCGCCGGCACGAACCGGGATCTCGCGCTGGAGGTGGCGGCGGGGCGCTTCCGGGAGGACCTCCTGGCGAGGATCAACCTGTGGACCTTCCGGCTCCCGGGCCTCCGGGAGCGGGTCGAGGACATCGAGCCGAACCTCGATTACGAGCTCGACGCCTCGGCGCGGCTGCTCGGCGTGCGGATCACGATGAGCCGCGACGCGCGCGCGCGGTTCCTCGCGTTCGCGACGTCGCGAGAGGCGGTGTGGCCGGGCAACTTCCGCGACTTCAACGCGGCCGTGACGCGGATGGCGACGCTCGCGCCCGGGGGGAGGATCAGCGTGCCGATCGTGGACGAGGAGATCGGGCGCCTCGTGGAGGCCTGGCGGCGAGCGCCGGCGGCGGGCGGGCGAGCGCTCGCCGCGGGCGGCGCGGCGGGGGAGGGGAGCGACGGGGACGATCTCGTGGTCGCGGCGCTCGGCGCGCGCCGGGCGGCGGCGCTCGACCCGTTCGACCGGGTGCAGCTCGCCGAGGTGCTGCGGGTGCTGAAGGGCGCGCGGTCGCTGTCGGAGGCGGGACGGGCGCTGTTCGCGGCGTCGCGGGCGAAGAAGAAGAGCGTCAACGACGCGGACCGTCTGCGGAAGTACCTGGCGCGGTTCGACATCGACTGGAGCGAGGTGGTGGCGGAGGGCGGGTAGATCCCTGACGTACAGGAGCAGGTGGCTGTCACTTCGTCGTCTTCAGCATCGACCACTGGACGTCGCCGAGGCTCACGAGCTGGTCGTGGAGCAACCGCGGGGGCCCATAGACGGCGACGCCGATCTGGGCGTCAAAGTACCGCGCCGCGGCGCGCTGCAGCTGCTCGGCGCTGAGGGCGCGCACCCGGCGCTCCAGCGTCGCCAGGTGGTCGAGCGGCAGCGCATTCAAATAGAGGTCCGCGAGAGCCCCGGCCAGACCCGGAGTCGACGACACGGCAGCGGCCGTCTGGCCGAGGTAGCGCATCTTCGCCGCCTCGAGCTCGGCCAGCGTCACCGGAGAGCTCTTGATCCGCTCGATCTCCGTCAGGATCTTCTCCAGGCTCTCACCTGCGCGATCGAGATCGGCGCTGAGCTCGATCAGGAATTTGCCAGCGGTCCTGCGTTGATAACACGCGGCGTGCACCCCATAGCTGATTCCCGTGTCGTGCCGGAGCGCGGCTGCAGAGCGCGACACGGTGAGCCCGCCGATCAGCATGGCGATGAGATCGAAAGCGAGGGCGTCCGGGTCTGACAAGCCGGCGCATGGCAAAGCGACGACCAGGCTGGCGTCGGACGCGTCGGCCGCGATCGCGCCGATCTGGATGTTCCGGTCGCCGCGGGGGACGACCGCCGGCGGCGCTGGCTCAGCCGGCACCTGACCCTGCGCAGGGGACCATGCGCCGAAGTGGCGGCGCGCGAGCGTGAAGACCGCATCGGCTTGCACGGCGCCCACGGCGATGAGGGCGCTGTCGCGCGGGCCGTATTGCCGCGAGTAGAAGCTCCTCACCTGATGCCCGGAAAAAAACCTGAGATTGCGCCCAAAGGTCTTGAATGGCAGCGCCAGAGGGTGATCGGGGCCATACAGCCCCTCGAGGGCGAGCTCGTTCAGCTGGGAAGAGATGCCGAGGGAGCGGCTGAACAGCTGCTGGGACTGCGCGACGCGCGCGCTCTCGAGCGAGTCGGCCTCGAAGACGGGGTGCTGGACGAGCCGCGCCAGAAGCCACGCTGCCTTCTCGACGCCAGACGCCAGCGTCGTGATCGCGATCGCGGTTCCGGCGGAGCCCACGCTCCACCCGGGGGGCTCACCGCTGATGCGGAGCTGGCGCAGGACCTCGCCGTTCTCCAGCCGTGTCCCCTCGTTCAACATCCGGGCCGTGAGCTCCGCGAGCCCGGCGTTGCGCGGCGCTCCATCGTCGCGCGCCGCGCGGTTGACGTAGACCAGCGTCACGAGCGGCAGCTCGGGCTGCTCGACGACGAGCGTCGTCATGCCGTTCTCGAGCTCGGTCGAGCGGACGTCGTGGACCCGCAGCGCTGGCTCAGCCGCGGGCGGCGGCGCGTTCGCGCGGAACTCGGCGTCCGGGGTCGGCGTGAGCGGGAGCAGGGGAGGAGGCAGCTCCACCCGCGAGCCGCAGCCTGCGAGCGCTGCCCCGAAGAGCGCTGCCCACCCCATGCTTGCTCGTCTCATGCGGACACCTCAGCGCGCGTCGACGGTCAACTTGCCCTCAGGGGACGCGACATCCTCGGGCTCCACGCGGACGAGGCGGGCGACGAGGCGCCGATCCGGCGTGAAGTAGCGGCGCAGGCGCAGCATGTCGTCGGGGGTGACGCCGCCGATCTCAGCGATCCGCCGTGCCACGTTGAAAGGCCGCGACGTGGAGCGCAGCGACTGCAGGTGTCGGAACGCGCGCGACAGCGGCTTGTCATGCGAGATGAGCTCGCGGACGATCGCGGTCTGTTTCACCTCCGGCAGCACGGCTCCCCAGTCCATGCCCCACATCTGGTGGATTTCCCGCTCGATCGCCGCCTCGACGCCGTCGTGGGTCGCGTGCTTCGTCAGGGCCGCCGAGACGGAGAACACCGATCCCAGGTCCAGGTCGTCGATGTCCGTATCGACGTGCGACAGGGTCCCCTGATCATCGACGAGGCGCGCCCGGAGCGACTGCGCCAGCGCGTCGGCGACGAGCCCCGCCGCGACCCGCTCGCGCGACGCGGCGGGCGGTGCCGCCCAGCACACCTCGATCTGCTCACGATAGACCGCATTCTCGAAGGTCACTCGCCGCGCCGCGGCGAAGGCGGGCGGGGCCGTCCTCCGGCGCACGAACGGCGCCTTCGGATTGACCACCGGGCCGAAGTACCGCTCCACGAGGGCGCGGGTCGCCTGTGGATCGATGTCGCCGACCAGGATCAGGCGCGCGTTGCTCGGACGGTAGCCTTGCTGGAAGAACCACTGCGCGTGCCGGAGCTCGATCGCCTCGAGATCGTCGAGAGGGAGCTCTGCGCCCGAGTAAGGGTGGTCCTGCCCGAAGATGGCGCGCAAGGTGTGGCGCCGGAACATCCCGTCGATGCCATCGCTCTCCAGGAGCTCGTTGCGCACGATCTTCTGCTCGAGCGCGAGCGCCTGTTCGTCGAAGCGCTCGAGCGTGAATGCCATGCGCTCGCTCTCGATCCACAGCGCGAGGGGGAGCGCGGCCGCTGGCACGAGCGCGTAGTAGGCGGTGTAGTCGGGGCCCGTGACCCCGTTCATGCGGTGCACCCCTGCTCGCTCGAGCAGGCTCAGCGCCTCGAGCGGCTTCATGTGACGCGAGCCCCGGTACGTCATGTGCTCGACGAGGTGCGCCAGCTGGTCATAGCCCCGCGGATCATCTCGGCTGCCGATCTCGTACGCGACGACGACGGCCACCGTCGGCTGCCTGTGATCTTCCTCCAGGAGCACCTCGAGGCCGTTGCTCAGGCGGAAGTGGGCGGCGCTCTGCACCAGGCCCTCGATACCTCCCGCCACCGGGCCGGCGCCCGGGGCTCCCGAGGGGTCCGCCGCTGCCGCGAGGGGCGTGGCGACCGCCAAGAGCCCCGCCACCAGCCCGGCCGTCCTCGCTCGTCCCGGCGCCCGCAGTGTCGGCTCTTTCTTGGCGTTCAATGGTTCACCCCTCGCGTGCTGCCTCTTGGCGCATGGACGCTGGAACCGTCGTCGCTGTCAAGCGCGCCGTATCGGGCGGTATCACCGGAGCGCCCCCTGACGGCACCGCTCGTCGCTCGCCTGGCGTCGCGCGTGCTGGCTTGTGTGGGAGCGCCCGACGCGGATGCCGTCCGTCGCGAGGTCCTGCCGTCCCGCTGTCGCCGCGGAGAACACCTCTGGATATTTACCGTTTCAGTTGACAATTCTGCCACCCAGAGCATTGTCCTGAGCTGCTGCGAGCCGTGGTGCAGCGAACTTGTATTTACCGGTTCATCTTATCGGCGTGGATCGATGACGGAGGTCACCTCCGCTGTTGATCGTGGCGCCGAACTGCCCCAGAGTGCCCGGCGCTGGAGGTCAGTTTCGATGGCTTTGCGTTCATTTCACCAGTCACCTTTCCTGGTTCTTACGCTGGGGGCGGTAATCCTCCTGTCGGCCTGCTCGGATGACGACGGCGGCGGCTCGTCAGCGAGCTCCGGGGGCACGGGCGGCTCGTCGGCGAGCTCCGGGAGCTCCGGGAGCACCACCGCGCAGGGCACGGGCGGCGCGGGCGGTGGTACGGGCGGCGTCGGGGATACGGGTGGCGGTGATACGGGTGGCGGCGGCGGTGACACGGGCGGTGGCGGCGCCGGCGGGGGTACGGACGCGCAGGGGATCGTGCCCAATCCCATCATCTCTCGCGGCAAGCCGGCCTTCGCCTCGGCGGGGACGGCGTCGGTGATCAACGACGGCAAGTACAGGTCGGCAGGGACCTGGATCGCGGGCAAGCCCACCTCGGCCGCGCCTGCCTGGGTCGCCATCCAGGTCGGCACCGGGTACGAGCGGCTGCTCCTGAGCTGGACGGCCTCGTACAACTACAACTACACGGACGTGCAATACGGGGCGCCGGGCGCCTACCGCGTGGAGACGTCGAGCGACTCCACGAACGGCTCGGACGGCACCTGGACCAAGGTTGCGGAGGTGACCGACAACCCGGTCCGCACGCGTGCCCACAGCTTCGACTTCGGCGGCAAGAGCTGGGTCCGGCTCGTCGTGACCGCGGCCCCCGCGATGACCGACGACACCGGCGTGCAGCTCGACGAGATCGACGTGCACGACATCTCGAAGGGCGCGGAGGACACGTGGTTCTTCCTCGGCGACAGCATCACGGCGTTCGCCTACGACCGCGACACGCCGGCCACGCAGCCGAGCTTCGCCGAGAACGTGCACGCGGCGCACCCGGCCCACTATCCGGCGATGATCAACGGCGGCATCGGGAGCGAGCTCACGAAGAGCAGCGACAAGCCCAGCGCGCTGGATCGCATCGATGACGTCCTGGAGCTGAACCCCGACTTCCACTACTTCGCCATCGGTTACGGCACCAACGACTCCTGGGGCCAGACCGACCCGAGCACCTTCAAGGCGAACCTTCAGCAGATCATCGACAAGATCGAGGCAGCGGGCCGTGTCCCGGTGCTCGCGCACATCCCGTTCTCGCCGGACGGCAACCACGACGCGGTCCCGGTGTTCAACCAGGCGATCGACGAGCTGACGCAGGCGAACGGCCTCCCTCCTGGGCCGGATCTGTATACGTGGTTCAAGGACCACCCCGACCGGTTCACCGACAAGGTGCACCCGGATCCCGCCGGGCGGGTGGCCATGAACAAGCTCTGGGCCGACGCCGTGGACGGCCTCTACCCGGCCCAGCGGTAGCGCGACCAGACGCCGGGCGACACGCGACACCCGACACGCGACCACGCGACCACGCGACCACGCGACCGAGCGCGCTCGCGGCGCCGGCGCGAGCCTTGACTCCACGCGGCCGCGGGGGCTAGCTCGAGCTGGCGCACGAACGGCAGGCCCGGGGAGCGGTGCCCTCGGGTGGGCTCGGCCGGCCCGCGCCCTCCAGGGGGGTCTCCGATGAAGCTCATTCCCAAGAAGCTCATGGTCCTGGTCGTCGCCCTCGCGGCCCTCTTCACCTTCGCCGCCGCCGCCCCGGTCAGGGCCGACGACTGGGCCCTGACGGGCACCGGCGTCCGCGTCAAGACGATCGCGTTCATCGACATCGACGTCTACGAGATCAGCCATTTCATGAAGCAGACGCCGGCGTCGCGATCGAAGCAGGCGGTGATCGACGCCGACGTCCCGAAGAAGTTCGTCTGGAAGATGCTGCGCGACGTGGACAAGGAGAAGATCCACGACGCGTTGACAGGCGCCTTCGCGATGAACGGGTACAAGGATCAGGCCAAGATCAAGGCGTTCGTGGGCGCGTTCCAGGGAGAGCTGAAGGAAGGGGCGCGCATCACCATCCAGTACGACCCGGAGAAGAAGACCACGACCGTCGCGGTCGGAGGCAGCAGCGCGAGCGTCGCCGGCGTGGACTTCATGAAGGCCGTGTGGAGCATCTGGCTCGGGAAGATCGATCAACCGAACCTGGGCGATCAGCTCATCGGCCGGCTGAAATAGCGGGCGCCGGAGCGGAGCCGTGATGGACGACGATCGGGACGAGCGAGAAGACGAGGACACGAAGCGGGACATCGCGCCCTACGTGCCGCGCCGCCCCGTGATGGCGGTCATCGGCAACGGCCTCGCGGTGGACGCGGCGACCGAGGTTGTGTGCGTCGAGCTCGGGCGGCGCGCCGTGGAGGCGGGGTTCCGGCTGGTCACCGGGGGGCTGGGGGGCGTCATGGCGGCCGTGTCGCGCGGCGGGCGCGCGGCGGCGACGTGGCGTGACGGCGATATCCTGGGGATCCTGCCAGGGTACGAGGCGTCGGCGGCCAACCCGTACGTGGACATCGTCGTCCCGACCGGCATGCAGATCGGGCGCAACATCCTGGTCGTCGCCGCGGCCGACGTGGTCGTGGTCGTCGGCGGAGGCGCGGGCACGCTGAGCGAGGTCGCCGTCGCCTGGCAGCTCGGCAAGCCGCTGCTCGCGCTCGCGACGAGCGGCGGCTGGGCGAGGCAGCTCGCCGGGGGGCGCGTGGACGACCGGCGCTCGGATCGGATCGTGTCGGCCGCGAGCGCGGAAGAGGCGGTGGCGACGGCGTGGGAGATGGCGGGCCGCGGCCGCGGCCGGGGGGCGTGACAGGGCGCCGCGCGGCGTCCGCGGGAGCCGGCCGCGAGGCCACCCGTGCTAGCCTCCGCGCCGATGTCGGAAGCGGAAGAGGAGGAGATCCAGCGGCTGAAAGCCCGCGTCGGGACGACCCTCC
The nucleotide sequence above comes from Sorangium aterium. Encoded proteins:
- a CDS encoding M16 family metallopeptidase yields the protein MRRASMGWAALFGAALAGCGSRVELPPPLLPLTPTPDAEFRANAPPPAAEPALRVHDVRSTELENGMTTLVVEQPELPLVTLVYVNRAARDDGAPRNAGLAELTARMLNEGTRLENGEVLRQLRISGEPPGWSVGSAGTAIAITTLASGVEKAAWLLARLVQHPVFEADSLESARVAQSQQLFSRSLGISSQLNELALEGLYGPDHPLALPFKTFGRNLRFFSGHQVRSFYSRQYGPRDSALIAVGAVQADAVFTLARRHFGAWSPAQGQVPAEPAPPAVVPRGDRNIQIGAIAADASDASLVVALPCAGLSDPDALAFDLIAMLIGGLTVSRSAAALRHDTGISYGVHAACYQRRTAGKFLIELSADLDRAGESLEKILTEIERIKSSPVTLAELEAAKMRYLGQTAAAVSSTPGLAGALADLYLNALPLDHLATLERRVRALSAEQLQRAAARYFDAQIGVAVYGPPRLLHDQLVSLGDVQWSMLKTTK
- a CDS encoding M16 family metallopeptidase, with translation MNAKKEPTLRAPGRARTAGLVAGLLAVATPLAAAADPSGAPGAGPVAGGIEGLVQSAAHFRLSNGLEVLLEEDHRQPTVAVVVAYEIGSRDDPRGYDQLAHLVEHMTYRGSRHMKPLEALSLLERAGVHRMNGVTGPDYTAYYALVPAAALPLALWIESERMAFTLERFDEQALALEQKIVRNELLESDGIDGMFRRHTLRAIFGQDHPYSGAELPLDDLEAIELRHAQWFFQQGYRPSNARLILVGDIDPQATRALVERYFGPVVNPKAPFVRRRTAPPAFAAARRVTFENAVYREQIEVCWAAPPAASRERVAAGLVADALAQSLRARLVDDQGTLSHVDTDIDDLDLGSVFSVSAALTKHATHDGVEAAIEREIHQMWGMDWGAVLPEVKQTAIVRELISHDKPLSRAFRHLQSLRSTSRPFNVARRIAEIGGVTPDDMLRLRRYFTPDRRLVARLVRVEPEDVASPEGKLTVDAR
- a CDS encoding GDSL-type esterase/lipase family protein is translated as MALRSFHQSPFLVLTLGAVILLSACSDDDGGGSSASSGGTGGSSASSGSSGSTTAQGTGGAGGGTGGVGDTGGGDTGGGGGDTGGGGAGGGTDAQGIVPNPIISRGKPAFASAGTASVINDGKYRSAGTWIAGKPTSAAPAWVAIQVGTGYERLLLSWTASYNYNYTDVQYGAPGAYRVETSSDSTNGSDGTWTKVAEVTDNPVRTRAHSFDFGGKSWVRLVVTAAPAMTDDTGVQLDEIDVHDISKGAEDTWFFLGDSITAFAYDRDTPATQPSFAENVHAAHPAHYPAMINGGIGSELTKSSDKPSALDRIDDVLELNPDFHYFAIGYGTNDSWGQTDPSTFKANLQQIIDKIEAAGRVPVLAHIPFSPDGNHDAVPVFNQAIDELTQANGLPPGPDLYTWFKDHPDRFTDKVHPDPAGRVAMNKLWADAVDGLYPAQR
- a CDS encoding chalcone isomerase family protein; translated protein: MKLIPKKLMVLVVALAALFTFAAAAPVRADDWALTGTGVRVKTIAFIDIDVYEISHFMKQTPASRSKQAVIDADVPKKFVWKMLRDVDKEKIHDALTGAFAMNGYKDQAKIKAFVGAFQGELKEGARITIQYDPEKKTTTVAVGGSSASVAGVDFMKAVWSIWLGKIDQPNLGDQLIGRLK
- a CDS encoding TIGR00725 family protein; amino-acid sequence: MDDDRDEREDEDTKRDIAPYVPRRPVMAVIGNGLAVDAATEVVCVELGRRAVEAGFRLVTGGLGGVMAAVSRGGRAAATWRDGDILGILPGYEASAANPYVDIVVPTGMQIGRNILVVAAADVVVVVGGGAGTLSEVAVAWQLGKPLLALATSGGWARQLAGGRVDDRRSDRIVSAASAEEAVATAWEMAGRGRGRGA